Below is a genomic region from Billgrantia tianxiuensis.
TGTAGTTCGGCATAAACTTCGCTATCGAGTTCGGCAATGCGCTCGAGACTCTCCGCCCGCACGATGAACTGGGCGTAGGCGGGATCGGGCTGCTCCGGGGCATAGGTCAGCATGAAACGCGTCGCCCCGCGACCGATGAAGGTCGACACCGCCTCGACGCCGGCCTTGTCCAGCAGATAAGTCTCGATACGCTCTGCATCGCGCCGGGTGGCGCGGATGTCGCTACCCCGGGGCAACTCGTAGTTGACGTAGAACATCGGTGTGTTCGAGTCGGGAAAGAACGACTGCGAAACGAAGGTGAATCCCCAGGCACAGGCTGCCGTCACTCCCACCAACAGGGTCACGGTCAGCACACGCAGGCGCAGCGCCAGCGACAGGAAGTGGGCGTAGAGGCGATAGATCAGCCCACCATGCGGATCCTTGTCGCTGCCAAGCTGTGCGTTACGAAACAGGTAGTAGCCGAACAGCGGCGTGACGGTGACGGCCAGCGCCCAGCTCAGCAGTAGCGAGACCGCTATGACTGCGAACAGAGAGAACAGGAACTCGCCGGTCACGTCATCCGACAGGCCGATACCCGAGAAAGCCAGGATACCGATGACCGTGGCACCAAGCAGCGGTATCTGGGTACGGCCGGCGGCTTCGCTGGCAGCCTCCTTGACCGCCTTGCCACGCTGCATGTTGATCAACATGCCTTCGGCCACCACGATGGCATTGTCTACCAGCATGCCCATGGCAATGATCAGGGCGCCGAGCGAAACCCGCTCCATCTCGATATCGAACACCCACATGAAGAACAGCGTGCCGAGAACCGTGAGCAGCAGCGTTGCGCCAACCACCATGCCGACCCGCCAGCCCATGAACAGACACAGTACGCCGATGACGATGGACACCGACATGGCTAGGTTGAGCAGAAAATCGTTGATTGCTTCGTCTACGACGCGATGTTGCTCGTAGATGGGTTGCAGCTCGACGCCAAGCGGTATGCGCCCTTCCAGTGCCTGGAGGTGTCGCTCCACGGCTTCGCCCACCTCGACGATATTGGCTTCGGCCACACCGGCCACGGCCAGGGTGAAAGCGGGCTCGCCATTGTGCCGAATCAAATGGCCAGGCACCTCGACGGCTTGACGCGTTACCGTGGCGATATCGACCAGTGAGATCTGCTCGGTGGTACCGGGACGGCCGATACGAATCGATTCGATATTGGCCACACTGTCGACCCCGGCGCGCACGACGATGCGTACATGATCGTCACCGATGCGCATCGAGCCGGCATCGGCAACCTGATTCTCGGTCTGGATGGTATTGATCACATGATCGACGGGAATTCCGAGGGTGGTGAGCCGCTCGTTGGGAATCTCGATATAGATCGCCTCTTCTCGCTCACCGGCCGTGGCGACCCGTGCCACATTGGGCACCGTGAGGATCTCCCGTTGCAGGAAGCGCGACACATCGCGAATTTCACTCTCGCTGTAGCCAGGTGCCGTCACGGCGTAAAAGATGCCGTAGACCTCGCCGAAATCGTCATTGACCTGCGAGGGCGAGGCACCTTCGGGCAATGCCGCCTGGGTATCGTTGATCTTGCGCCTGAGTTCGTCCCAGATCTGCGGTAGCTGGTGGCTGCGGTAGGTGGAAGCCACCTCGACCTCGATCTCCGAGCGCCCAGGCATGGAGAGCGACTCGATCACGTCGATCTGCTGCAGCTCCTGGATGGCCATTTCCAGGCGCTCGGTCACCTCCTCCTCCACTTCCTGGGCGGTCGCGCCGGGGTAAGGCGTGTTGATGATGGCATTGGGTATGGTGAACGAGGGGTCCTCGAGCTTGCCGAGGTTATTGAAGCCCCAAATGCCACCGACCAGGCAGATGACGACGATGAGCCAGGTGACGACCGGCCGTTCGATGGACGACTTGGCGATATCCATATCCTGCTCCCGGGCTAAAGAGTCGCTTCCATGGGACGCACCCGCGCATTCTCATGCAGCAGGTGAGCGCCGGCGGCGACGATGCTCTCCCCCGCTTGCAGGCCAGCCAGAACCGGCACTGACTCGCCCTGTATCGCGCCGACCAGTACCCTGCGCGGCTCTACCCGCTGGTCGTCGGCATGATACACCCAAACCCGAAAGCCGCCTTCGCTGTCCTTGTCGAGCGCCGTGAGCGGGATACTCAGCGCTCCATGGTCGATGGCATCGATCAGCGAGACGGCTACTGACACCGTCATGCCCGGCAACGCCCCGACCTCGGCAGGCTCGGTGATAGCGAAATCCACCTCGTAGGTTTGCGCCACCACATCGGGTTCGGTGACGTGTTCGCGGTATTCGAGCGGAAA
It encodes:
- a CDS encoding efflux RND transporter permease subunit, producing MDIAKSSIERPVVTWLIVVICLVGGIWGFNNLGKLEDPSFTIPNAIINTPYPGATAQEVEEEVTERLEMAIQELQQIDVIESLSMPGRSEIEVEVASTYRSHQLPQIWDELRRKINDTQAALPEGASPSQVNDDFGEVYGIFYAVTAPGYSESEIRDVSRFLQREILTVPNVARVATAGEREEAIYIEIPNERLTTLGIPVDHVINTIQTENQVADAGSMRIGDDHVRIVVRAGVDSVANIESIRIGRPGTTEQISLVDIATVTRQAVEVPGHLIRHNGEPAFTLAVAGVAEANIVEVGEAVERHLQALEGRIPLGVELQPIYEQHRVVDEAINDFLLNLAMSVSIVIGVLCLFMGWRVGMVVGATLLLTVLGTLFFMWVFDIEMERVSLGALIIAMGMLVDNAIVVAEGMLINMQRGKAVKEAASEAAGRTQIPLLGATVIGILAFSGIGLSDDVTGEFLFSLFAVIAVSLLLSWALAVTVTPLFGYYLFRNAQLGSDKDPHGGLIYRLYAHFLSLALRLRVLTVTLLVGVTAACAWGFTFVSQSFFPDSNTPMFYVNYELPRGSDIRATRRDAERIETYLLDKAGVEAVSTFIGRGATRFMLTYAPEQPDPAYAQFIVRAESLERIAELDSEVYAELQAFFPEARVRTQRIQFGPGTGAQIEARFHGSDPVVLRRLADEAKEIMRGNPALIDIRQDWREQETVVAPQFNEERARIAGVSRDELAQTLQFASSGVRAGTYREGDSLIPIIARPPENERRNVSRLADRMVWSSAEQRFIPIAQIVDGFATESQEALIHRRNRVRTLTVQADPAEGYTANAAFSTVRGAIEDMTLPPGYALTWGGEYENSSDAQESLARQLPLSFVAMLVVSILLFGKLRQPLIIWLVVPMSICGVVIGLLLTGLPFSFTALLGMLSLSGMLMKNAIVLVDEIDAQIKTGKERLSALLDASTSRLRPVTLAAGTTILGMLPLLFDAFFNSMAVTIMGGLAFASLLTLIAVPVFYSLLFAIPGHESQRQD